From the Lysinibacillus fusiformis genome, the window CACTAGAATTTTCGATTCTTTAAATTCAGGTTTATTTAATACGAAGTCAGCTACTTCATTGCCTTGTGCATCGAAACGCCAATGGTAAAATAAATACTGTCCAAAGCCCGTGCGCTCAATACGTTTTAAAAATTCTTTTGAAATTATTTGATCTGTATCAACATTTTTTCGATCAAGTGGTGTGATGACACTATTGACGATATTAATTGGTTCCATTTTTCAATCATCCCTTCCGAGTAAAGCAAGACTTACACTGTTTCCTTCACAAATTCACGTACATCTACAAAGTGACCTGCAATGGCAGCGGCTGCTGCCATTGGTGGTGAAACTAAATGTGTACGCGATCCAGCTCCTTGACGTCCTTCAAAGTTGCGGTTGGAGGTAGAGGCACAGCGTTCTCCAGCTGGTACGACGTCATCATTCATCGCAAGACACATCGAGCAACCAGATTCTCGCCATTCAAAGCCTGCATCCATAAAGATTTTATCTAAACCTTCTGCCTCTGCTTGTTTTTTCGTCGTATGTGAGCCTGGTACAACGATGGCTGTGACCTTTTCATGCACCTTACGCCCTTTGATGACATCAGCAGCTGCACGCAAATCACTAATGCGTGAGTTTGTGCAGGAGCCAATGAAGACATGCTGGATGTCAATGGATGTTAATGGCTGCCCTTCCTCTAAGCCCATATAGGCAAGTGCTTTTTGAAGTGCTGCCTTGTCAGATTCATCTGCATAATCTGCTTGTGTTGGAACATGCCCAGAAACACCTGTACCCATCGATGGGTTTGTTCCCCATGTAATGATTGGTTCAATTTCTTCCGCTTTTATAATACGAACTGTATCGTACGTGGCATCCTCGTCCGAAGCAAGGCTTAACCAGTAAGCGGCTGCTTCTTCCAATTTTTCTCCCTGTGGTGCATATTTGCGACCACGAATATAATCAACTGTTGTTTGATCAGGTGAGATAAGCCCTGCTTTTGCACCTGCCTCAATTGACATATTACAAATCGTCATACGTTCTTCCATAGATAGTTTGTGGATAGCCTCTCCAGTGAACTCCACAATATGTCCTGTACCAACACCAATGCCGAACTTCGCAATGATAGCTAAAATAATATCCTTTGCTGCTACCCCAACTGATAGCTCCCCTTCGACACGAATTTCCATCGTCTTTGGCTTATTTTGCCATAATGTTTGCGTCGATAATACATGCTCCACCTCTGATGTACCAATACCAAATGCAATGGCACCAAAGGCACCGTGTGTCGATGTATGAGAGTCGCCACAAACAATGGTTTTACCAGGCTGTGTTA encodes:
- the leuC gene encoding 3-isopropylmalate dehydratase large subunit, with the translated sequence MGKNIIEKIWDKHVVYQEEGKPDLLYIDLHLIHEVTSPQAFEGLRMNGRKVRRPDLSFATMDHNVPTKNLPTIHDPIARNQIETLAKNAEEFGVELAGMGHPDQGIVHVIGPELGLTQPGKTIVCGDSHTSTHGAFGAIAFGIGTSEVEHVLSTQTLWQNKPKTMEIRVEGELSVGVAAKDIILAIIAKFGIGVGTGHIVEFTGEAIHKLSMEERMTICNMSIEAGAKAGLISPDQTTVDYIRGRKYAPQGEKLEEAAAYWLSLASDEDATYDTVRIIKAEEIEPIITWGTNPSMGTGVSGHVPTQADYADESDKAALQKALAYMGLEEGQPLTSIDIQHVFIGSCTNSRISDLRAAADVIKGRKVHEKVTAIVVPGSHTTKKQAEAEGLDKIFMDAGFEWRESGCSMCLAMNDDVVPAGERCASTSNRNFEGRQGAGSRTHLVSPPMAAAAAIAGHFVDVREFVKETV